In Lautropia mirabilis, one DNA window encodes the following:
- the pilW gene encoding type IV pilus biogenesis/stability protein PilW: MKQQAQSIGTDNLAGTGMAAARTMTTMRVRRALAGRKVALVLALGLGLAGCVTTETVDNKGGGRPAGGTAAEGVSSVSSQVSPAEEKRRRARIRLELAVNHYQGGNMPLALQEIDQAIRIDPDYAAAHGMRGLVYAAMNDSEKADANFRQGLKLSPKDPELNNNYGWYLCQTGRQRESIRYFDVAAADHAYTTPAKPLHNAGICLMQMGDESGAEGYLLRAFKVDPSNAVAMYNLAELYLKRGTYDRAKFYSDRLLATYQPTAETLWQGIRVARLGNNTAYAHQLIDQLRRRYPQSPEATRLGQQGGDNEPQTYQGGAPSSNGPHDPENGQ; this comes from the coding sequence ATGAAGCAACAAGCACAATCGATCGGAACCGACAACCTGGCCGGAACGGGCATGGCAGCCGCCCGCACGATGACCACGATGCGCGTTCGACGTGCCCTGGCGGGTCGCAAGGTGGCCCTGGTGCTGGCTCTGGGCCTGGGTCTGGCCGGATGCGTCACCACCGAGACCGTCGACAACAAGGGCGGTGGCCGTCCTGCCGGCGGAACGGCGGCCGAAGGCGTCTCTTCGGTCAGCAGCCAGGTCTCGCCGGCCGAAGAGAAGCGCCGTCGTGCCCGCATCCGTCTGGAGCTGGCCGTCAACCACTACCAGGGCGGCAACATGCCGCTGGCGCTGCAGGAAATCGACCAGGCCATCCGGATCGACCCCGACTACGCAGCCGCTCATGGCATGCGCGGTCTGGTCTATGCGGCCATGAACGATTCCGAGAAGGCCGACGCCAACTTCCGTCAGGGCCTGAAGCTGTCGCCGAAGGATCCCGAGCTGAACAACAACTACGGCTGGTACCTGTGCCAGACGGGCCGTCAGCGTGAATCCATCCGTTACTTCGACGTGGCGGCTGCCGATCACGCCTACACCACGCCTGCCAAGCCGCTGCACAACGCCGGCATCTGCCTGATGCAGATGGGTGACGAGAGCGGCGCCGAGGGCTATCTGCTGCGCGCGTTCAAGGTGGATCCGTCCAACGCCGTGGCCATGTACAACCTGGCCGAGCTGTACCTGAAACGCGGCACCTACGATCGCGCCAAGTTCTATTCCGACCGCCTGCTGGCCACCTACCAGCCCACGGCCGAGACGCTGTGGCAAGGCATTCGCGTGGCTCGTCTGGGCAACAACACGGCCTATGCCCACCAGCTGATCGATCAGCTGCGCCGGCGCTACCCGCAGTCGCCCGAGGCAACGCGTCTGGGGCAGCAGGGGGGCGACAACGAGCCGCAGACCTACCAGGGCGGGGCACCGTCCAGCAATGGCCCGCATGATCCCGAGAACGGGCAGTGA
- the ndk gene encoding nucleoside-diphosphate kinase — protein MAVERTLSIIKPDAVAKNVIGQILARFESAGLKIVAARMMQLSKAEAEAFYAVHKERPFFKDLVAFMVSGPVMVQVLEGENAILRNRELMGATDPKKAEKGSIRADFADSIDANAVHGSDAPETAANEIAFFFPSMQICSR, from the coding sequence ATGGCTGTTGAAAGAACCCTGTCGATCATCAAACCCGATGCCGTGGCCAAGAATGTCATCGGCCAGATTCTCGCCCGTTTCGAGTCCGCCGGCCTGAAGATCGTGGCTGCCCGCATGATGCAGCTCTCCAAGGCCGAGGCCGAGGCCTTCTACGCCGTCCACAAGGAGCGCCCCTTCTTCAAGGATCTGGTTGCCTTCATGGTGTCCGGTCCCGTGATGGTGCAAGTGCTGGAAGGCGAGAACGCCATCCTGCGCAACCGTGAGCTGATGGGCGCCACCGATCCGAAGAAAGCCGAGAAAGGCTCGATCCGTGCCGATTTCGCCGACAGCATCGACGCCAACGCCGTGCACGGTTCGGACGCTCCGGAAACGGCTGCCAACGAAATCGCCTTCTTCTTCCCCTCGATGCAGATCTGCTCGCGCTGA